The genome window AACTACGAATGGCATCACCGTTAGAAGGCACAGGAAACTCTTGAGATGTCACGAATTTTGTCATCAAGGGTGTGGATACCATGACTATCAACTTTGTGACCGAGAAACCGAATTTCACGCTTGAGGAGCTGACATTTGCCGAGTATAATTTTCAATCCGGCCTTAGCAATACGTGCAAGAACTTCAGATAAGGTATTGAGATGCTCAGACAGATTCTTTGAAGCGATCACGAGATCGTCTAGATAGCAAAACACTGAAGTACCCAAGAGACCAGAGAGTACAGAGTTCATGAGACGAACGAAAGTCAAAGGGGCGTTTCTCAATCCCATGGCCATGCGTTTGAATGCATATTGGCCTGATGATGTGGTGAATGCTGTATGAGAGCGAGAACTTTCTTCCAGATCGACCTGGAAGAACCCAATGTATCAGAAAAAGTCAATGGCCACCAGTGTTTGATGTAGATTGCTGAGATGAGGGAAGACGGAAAGACTCACGGATATGATGCGTCTATTGTagataggtacacacacacaatgatacgGAGCACccacgccttgccttgcctgagGAGATGATGTGTCTGACCTAAACAGAAGCTAGTCAGAGAATGACGGCGAGAGAGGGTGAATGTGGGTAAGGTGACCCGGGGAGGCGCTGGGGTCACGACCTCGTGATTGGCTTACCCCGACACAGCGTCGTGACGCCAAATGGATGGTTTAAAATCATTGGATCCGGCATGgagtgaggaaaggtgaggtgacAAAAgaatgtgggtgtgtatggaaCATTTGCGAAGCATGGGAAACTCAGGCttaatatatagaaatgaaatacatgATGAAGATACACACGATACAcaaagacatatatatatatatatatatatatatatatatatatatatatatatatatatatatatatatatatatatatatgatacataataataatagataataataataataataataataataataataataataataataataataataataataataataataataataataataataataataattataataataataataataataataataataataataataataataataataataataataatgataataataataatgataataataataataatgataataataataatgataataatgataataataataacaataataataatagttataataataatgataataataataatagttataataataatgaaaataataataataataataataataataatattaataataataataataatgataataataataatagtaatggtaataataataaaaatgataataataataataataataataacaataataacaaaaataataataataaaaataataaaaataaaaataaagataatgataataataataataataataataataataataataataataataataataataataataataataataataataataataataataataataataataatataatagtaataatgataatcatcattatcatcatcatcatcatcatgataataataataaagataataatgataataataataatgataatgataataacaataacaataaaaataatagtaataataataataataataataataataataataataataataataatcatcatcatcatcatcattatcatcatcatcgtaataataataataataataataataataataataataataataataataataatgccaatgatgataataatgataaaaaagaaaaaaataagtataataatatctataaaaaaaatgatagtagtattaacaataataataataataataataataataataatgacaataataatagtatcaataataataataataataataataataataataataataataataataataataatagtagtaataataaaaataataataatagtagtaataataataataataataataataataataataataataataataataataacaatgataatataataataataataataataataataataatgataataataataataataataataataataataataataagaagaagaagaaaaaaataataatgataatgatgataatgataataattttgataatgataatagtatataataataaatacactaataacgataataatattgataataaggaatgatgatgataataataataatagtaataataataataataataatgttgataacaattaaaataaaaagaaatgatgatgatgatagtaatgacaatggtaattatgataatgatagaagtggtaatagcaataataaataataaataagaaacattAATATCAATAAGAGTACTGACACGACTCCTCATCATCAGCGGTGGTGCAGTGGAGGAGAACCATGGGTGAGCAGCCAGTTCTCTACAGCCACAGCAGCGAAAACAATCACGAAGAGAGCGCTGCTGCCGCTTCACCTGAGGCCTGTGTACATATCCCTAACTGCTTGTACGAACCTTCCAGTGCTCTGACAGCAAGCAGCGGACACAGCGACACAGGGTGAATCTATATATGTTGTAGACAAAAAAGTGATTGCATATGATAAGCATGTTCAGAAATTGGTTTGGAATAATATTTTGCTTGCTAGTGAAGAGATAAGTGGATGAGCTCGATTAACAAAAGATTCTAGGTAAGGTGTAGACCAGAAAAACAGAGTTgggcaaaaacaagaaaagcagaGTTGGGCAAAAACAATCATAAATCCGCTCCTTTGCTCCTCCGCTTTGAGCGGACTTCCATATCGCGAGAGGAAGAGTGtgagtgcaaaaaaaaaaaaaaaaaaaagcagagcaGAAGAGCGGAATGCGGACTCCTTGAAATCATAGTCCTCTCTTTCGcttgtgctcttttttttttatcattcttcgcTTGTGCAATGTACTCTTCCTCtcacattctttttctcattttcctctcacacCTCTGCTCGCGCTCGCTCTGTCCGCTTGCGCTTACTCTTTTCACTCTTGCTCAGACGTTCCACGTGCGCTTGTGCTCTCTGATCTTCATCTTCGCTCTCCGTTCATGCTCGTGCTCTCTGCTCTCCACCCATGCTCTCCGCTCGTTTTGCACTTCAAAATATcatatattaatgttatatcaacTATATCATATTCATTTGCCTCATATGATGATCTCAATCCATTTGGCAAAAAATTCCTCGTTAATGTTATCATGAAATAGTTCGAGATTACTGATTAGAAGGAATACCCCTAAATTTCACTGATAAGTATTGTAGAAAAAGAACTTTTAGTGGCAGACTTGTTtaaatatatcaaagaaaatagGTAACGCTGTGCCAATTTGACCTGATACAATCCTATAGTGATCCACTCCTTtaatttactccttcattgatAATTATTGTTtgaaataacaatatatatatatatatatatatatatatatatatatatatatatatatatatatatatatggagaatGAGCAAGAGCGAAGATGGAGAGCTTGAGCGGAGAGCGCTAGTGGAAAACACAAATGGGGAGTGCAAGCTGAGAGTGCAAGCTTGAGCGCATGTGCGAGTGCGAGCGGAGAGTGCAGGCGCAAGAAGTGCGACTGTGAGCGGGGAGAGCTTTGGTGACGCATCAAACATTAGCAGATGAGCGCTAGCAGAAAAGTTTGGCCCGAAAAAGCAGAAGAGAGCTAGTGGATGTTAATTTTGAGAGTGCTTGTTCAGCTCTGTATAAGGGATGAGTCACAGCCTGATAAACTTTTTCTTACCGGTTACGTTAATTGTTGGtgataaagagaaaggggaTTGAGATGGATAAACACTGTATCAAGGGTGGACTTATGGAGTTTGCATAACAAGTGTATTACGTATAtcagcaggtgtgtgttggcCATGGTTTTGTggataaagagaatgaaatgatTCTTATAACACTTATATAATTTAATAGTTATGGATTCTACGTAGCTTTAGTAATATGCTGTGAAACAAATTTTGAATGAAAGTTTGAgaaatgaaacacatgaaaatgtATTTCATGCTTTACCTCAATGTGCAGAGTTATCTTGTTATACAGTTGAATGATACTTATTGTGGGGTATTTGCGAGCACCAGTTACATGGTTGTTACTAGGTGCCGCAGGGTTATTACGCACTGTTAAGGTGGAGTGGATACGTTTTCGAGGCAGTCAAGACCGAGCCACCACTGTATATACACGCTCTGGAATATAAGCCAACAAACCTTACTGTGTTGTTCCTGCCCTATCTAGAGGACTTTATTACACTGGCGACGAGGATTTTCCGATCCCTATTTTGCGATGCCGCACTTTGGGCACCTGGGCGAGTTCTCCGAAGCCAACAGGGCGGCGTGGGGCGAGTATTGTGAGCGGCTGGAGCAGTACTTTCTGGCTAACAAGATCGAGGACGCCGACGTTCAGAGAGCTGTGTTCTTGTCTTCTGTCGGGGAGGCTACGTACGGCACTTTACGTTCTCTGTGTAGTCCTCGTAAGCCTAAGGACATAGTGCTGCAAGAGTTGTTAGAGACGCTTCAGAACCACTACGACCCGAAGCCTTCTAGTATTGTGGCGCGTTTCCGGTTCAACAGTTGTAGAAAATCTGGGACGGAGTCAGTGAGGGATTATGTTGCAAGGCTTCGAATGTTATCTGGCAACTGTCAGTACGGTGCCATGTTAAACGAAATGATTCGTGACCGTCtcgtgtgtggtgtggatgatgaAGCCATTCAGAGCAGATTACTGGCTGAGGCAGACTTGACTCTCGACAAGGCAGTGAATCTTGCGGTGGCCTTGGAAACTGCTGCGTGTAATACTCATGAACTGAAGCAGTTTAGTGCGCCACTTCTGACTACTGAGCAGCCACCAGCGGTGAGCTGGGTGGGGCAAAGCGAAACGCCTCGACCGAGGAATAGAGTGAAACATTACAGTGACCGGCCGAAACAGTTCTCGAAGTGCTTCAGATGCCTAAGTGACAGACACAGCAACGTAAATTGTCCATTTAAACTTCGGCGGTGCTTCGAATGTAACAAAGTGGGTCATACTAGAGCGGCACATAAGGCCGGTACAGTGTCTGTTGTAGAGGGTTCTGGAACAACCGCGGTGGCCGAGCCTTCCCATGACGCTGGAACTGATGGTGAAACAGATGAGGTGTACAGCTTGTTTAACGTCACTCAGGCTGGTGCTGGGTCGGAGTTTCACCCACCTCTACTATTGGCCGTGAAGCTTCAGGGACGGGACACTCACATGGAGGTTGACACTGGAGCTTCATGTTCTGTTATGGGCGAAACACTCTTCCGTGAACTTTGTGGCCAGCATTTTCCTCTTGGAGTTTCGGATCGTGTGTTTCGAACCTACACAGGAGAGAAGATCAAGGTACTCGGAGTGGCTGATGTGGACGTCGCTTGCCAGGGTAAGGTGACTAGGAAATTACCGCTAGTTATCGTTAGAGGCCATGGAAAAGGCTTAATTGGTCGAAATTGGCTGAAGGAAACCAAGATGAATTGGACCGCCTTGTTGTGTGGTGAAACTCTACAAATTACTGAGAAAGGCGAGGACTACAGTAATGTGTTTAATGAAGAACTTGGATGCTTCATTGGTGGGAAGGCCCATTTATTCATCGACAAGGATGTAAGGCCACGCTTCTTCAAGGCTCGTCCGATACCGCTCTCACTCCAAGACAAAGTGGACAAGGAACTAACTCGGTTGGAAAACGAGGGTGTTATAGAATCTGTGAAGTTTAGTGAGTGGGCAGCCCCTCTTGTTGTTGTCCCTAAGCCCTCAGGGGACGTGCGATTATGTGGTGATTTCAAACTGACCGTAAACAAGGCTGCTGCGTTGGAACAGTATCCGCTTCCTCGAGTGGAAGAATTATTCGCTTCACTCTCGGGATGTTGTGTCTTTAGTAAATTAGACATGAGCCATGCTTACAACCAGATAGAATTAGACAAAGAATCCCAGAAGTATGTCGTTGTTAATACTCCCAGAGGTCTGAAAAGGTATAAAAGATTAGCTTTTGGTATCCATTCTGCAGTAGCTATCTTCCAAAAAATATTGTCAACCTTGCTTGCTGGATTGCCTCAGGTAACAGTGTTCCTGGAtgacgtggtggtgggaggTAAAAATCAAGAAGAGCACGATACTTTACTGAAAGAGGTTCTTCGACGGATGTGCCATGCTGGTCTGCGcctaaataagaagaaatgccAACTTCGACTGTCTCAAGTTACTTATTTGGGACACAACATAAGTGAGCGTGGTATAGAACCAACTGATGAGAAGACCAAGGCGATATTGGATGCTCCGCCACCTGAGGATAAGAAGTCCCTGAGGGCTTGGCTGGGCCTTTTAAACTATTACAGTAAGTTTTTGGATAATATTGCAACCATTCTCTCACCTTTGTACCTTCTCCTTCGGGATAGACAGCCTTGGGTCTGGggtaaagagcaggaggaggcttTCTTAAAGGCAAAGGAAGTAATACTGTCTCCTCCTTGTCTGGCACATTTTAATGTCAAATTGGATACTGTACTAGCCTGTGATGCCAGCCCTTATGGTGTTGGCTGTGTTCTTTCCCAGGTTGACGAGAAAGGACTAGAACGACCTGTTGCATTTTATTCC of Portunus trituberculatus isolate SZX2019 chromosome 32, ASM1759143v1, whole genome shotgun sequence contains these proteins:
- the LOC123511997 gene encoding uncharacterized protein K02A2.6-like isoform X1, which gives rise to MPHFGHLGEFSEANRAAWGEYCERLEQYFLANKIEDADVQRAVFLSSVGEATYGTLRSLCSPRKPKDIVLQELLETLQNHYDPKPSSIVARFRFNSCRKSGTESVRDYVARLRMLSGNCQYGAMLNEMIRDRLVCGVDDEAIQSRLLAEADLTLDKAVNLAVALETAACNTHELKQFSAPLLTTEQPPAVSWVGQSETPRPRNRVKHYSDRPKQFSKCFRCLSDRHSNVNCPFKLRRCFECNKVGHTRAAHKAGTVSVVEGSGTTAVAEPSHDAGTDGETDEVYSLFNVTQAGAGSEFHPPLLLAVKLQGRDTHMEVDTGASCSVMGETLFRELCGQHFPLGVSDRVFRTYTGEKIKVLGVADVDVACQGKVTRKLPLVIVRGHGKGLIGRNWLKETKMNWTALLCGETLQITEKGEDYSNVFNEELGCFIGGKAHLFIDKDVRPRFFKARPIPLSLQDKVDKELTRLENEGVIESVKFSEWAAPLVVVPKPSGDVRLCGDFKLTVNKAAALEQYPLPRVEELFASLSGCCVFSKLDMSHAYNQIELDKESQKYVVVNTPRGLKRYKRLAFGIHSAVAIFQKILSTLLAGLPQVTVFLDDVVVGGKNQEEHDTLLKEVLRRMCHAGLRLNKKKCQLRLSQVTYLGHNISERGIEPTDEKTKAILDAPPPEDKKSLRAWLGLLNYYTMPRTVPIPAEMLHMMELMASGPVSQVQVREWTHRDPVLSSVLRFVRDGWPRDLSGYPPDIATYKNRECELSVQDGCLFWGSRIVIPPQGRDDVLKELHEGHFGASKMKSRARAYFWWPGLDHAVESMVGNCRVCQEQRPKDPPSDLRPWGWPQRPWSRLHLDYCGPVEGQLWLLLVDAHSKWLEVHKTSSSSANITIEKLRKSFSSFGIPDTVVSDNASCFVCPEFQGFCNANGIKHITSPPWSPKSNGLVERAVQTFKQGLRKQEGGSLDTRVSRFLFNYRSSPHSVTGVSPAELMFGRPMTTPLDHLRKDYRRERVERYQWRQKEQYDRHACSKSFVEGDLVYVFAMPKTTGGAKWMPAVVVGCAGCSCNVRLDDGREFRRHTDHIRRRTSEGSAVVRNWLPPQTPSDTDTSLSPTEHTSSLPEQTPSETSVRQRTGESREPGDSDKETTRGVTEPAVDNSPSATEQSSQSSRQHEPPRLAQEDQLPRPLLRRSSRISVKPNRYGYT
- the LOC123511997 gene encoding uncharacterized protein K02A2.6-like isoform X2 — protein: MPHFGHLGEFSEANRAAWGEYCERLEQYFLANKIEDADVQRAVFLSSVGEATYGTLRSLCSPRKPKDIVLQELLETLQNHYDPKPSSIVARFRFNSCRKSGTESVRDYVARLRMLSGNCQYGAMLNEMIRDRLVCGVDDEAIQSRLLAEADLTLDKAVNLAVALETAACNTHELKQFSAPLLTTEQPPAVSWVGQSETPRPRNRVKHYSDRPKQFSKCFRCLSDRHSNVNCPFKLRRCFECNKVGHTRAAHKAGTVSVVEGSGTTAVAEPSHDAGTDGETDEVYSLFNVTQAGAGSEFHPPLLLAVKLQGRDTHMEVDTGASCSVMGETLFRELCGQHFPLGVSDRVFRTYTGEKIKVLGVADVDVACQGKVTRKLPLVIVRGHGKGLIGRNWLKETKMNWTALLCGETLQITEKGEDYSNVFNEELGCFIGGKAHLFIDKDVRPRFFKARPIPLSLQDKVDKELTRLENEGVIESVKFSEWAAPLVVVPKPSGDVRLCGDFKLTVNKAAALEQYPLPRVEELFASLSGCCVFSKLDMSHAYNQIELDKESQKYVVVNTPRGLKRYKRLAFGIHSAVAIFQKILSTLLAGLPQVTVFLDDVVVGGKNQEEHDTLLKEVLRRMCHAGLRLNKKKCQLRLSQVTYLGHNISERGIEPTDEKTKAILDAPPPEDKKSLRAWLGLLNYYSKFLDNIATILSPLYLLLRDRQPWVWGKEQEEAFLKAKEVILSPPCLAHFNVKLDTVLACDASPYGVGCVLSQVDEKGLERPVAFYSRTLHEAERRYSQTDREGLSIVTGVKKFHYYLYGRPFTIKTDHKPLLGLFGEEKLIPSVASPRVLRWALLMAAYKYKLLYSPARLHSHCDALSRLPLAAMPRTVPIPAEMLHMMELMASGPVSQVQVREWTHRDPVLSSVLRFVRDGWPRDLSGYPPDIATYKNRECELSVQDGCLFWGSRIVIPPQGRDDVLKELHEGHFGASKMKSRARAYFWWPGLDHAVESMVGNCRVCQEQRPKDPPSDLRPWGWPQRPWSRLHLDYCGPVEGQLWLLLVDAHSLALTA